A portion of the Bacillota bacterium genome contains these proteins:
- a CDS encoding RnfABCDGE type electron transport complex subunit D, with amino-acid sequence MEGTRLVLSPSPHVRDEDTTQKIMLTVAAALIPVWAAATYFYGFNSIRLVLASVIAAIGSEALFLALRRKPITVSDGSALVTGLLLGLSLPPTLPTWMAVFGSFIAIVVGKQVFGGLGYNPFNPALVGRAVLVASFATQMTTWTAPFTDAVTNATPLVSNAASYSELFFGAVPGSLGETSALAILLGGIILFYRGVLDYRIPVGFIGTVAVFSLLFGQDVIYQLLSGSLLYGAIFMATDMVTSPITPVGRWLFGIGCGLVLVIIRFWGNLPEGLTYSILLMNALTPLLNRWTRPRIYGRGVKNA; translated from the coding sequence GTGGAAGGAACACGTTTAGTGCTGTCTCCATCACCTCATGTGCGTGATGAGGATACGACACAGAAAATAATGCTGACAGTTGCAGCTGCTCTAATTCCGGTGTGGGCTGCAGCAACATATTTTTATGGATTCAACAGTATTCGCCTGGTGCTGGCCAGTGTAATCGCTGCGATTGGGTCTGAGGCATTGTTCTTGGCTTTAAGGCGCAAACCCATTACTGTTTCTGATGGCAGCGCATTGGTAACTGGACTGCTGTTGGGCTTGAGTCTGCCGCCGACACTGCCTACCTGGATGGCTGTGTTTGGTAGTTTTATCGCGATTGTAGTCGGCAAACAAGTTTTTGGCGGTTTAGGCTACAATCCTTTTAACCCGGCTCTGGTTGGTCGGGCTGTATTGGTAGCATCTTTTGCAACCCAGATGACAACCTGGACCGCGCCATTTACCGATGCTGTGACAAATGCGACACCCCTGGTGAGTAACGCCGCTTCATATTCTGAGCTGTTTTTTGGAGCCGTACCCGGATCACTGGGTGAGACTTCAGCTTTAGCAATTCTGTTAGGCGGAATTATTCTCTTTTACCGTGGTGTGCTGGATTACCGCATTCCGGTTGGGTTTATTGGTACAGTTGCAGTGTTCTCGCTGCTGTTTGGTCAGGATGTGATTTATCAGCTCTTAAGCGGCAGCCTGCTGTACGGTGCTATTTTTATGGCAACAGATATGGTCACATCGCCAATCACACCAGTTGGACGCTGGCTGTTTGGGATTGGATGCGGATTGGTTCTAGTTATCATCAGGTTCTGGGGTAATTTACCCGAAGGATTAACTTACAGCATTCTGCTGATGAATGCACTGACACCATTATTAAATCGGTGGACACGTCCGCGGATTTATGGCCGAGGGGTGAAAAACGCATGA
- a CDS encoding peptidoglycan DD-metalloendopeptidase family protein, producing the protein MKVRFVVLFILLLLLTLISPLSIADGLGSRYLKKGTRGPDVEQLQEYLYHLGYQLAVDGIFGAETDAVVRQFQRDRGLAVDGIVGPQTLAALQADALANQVYIVKKGDTLSHIAKAYSVSLDELIQANDLASTVIYPGQTLVIPAAAAAMETQEYVVRSGENLSVIAQKFGLSAADLADFNEINDPNRIQAGQLLTIPAGAVKPAAAVTSNRPPQFNWPVSGKISSPYGWRNHPITNVRHFHGGIDIAAAQGTVVRAAAAGRVIRAEWMGDYGYGIVIDHGGGYTTWYGHNSQLLVKKGDVVAANQAIARVGSTGVSTGPHLDFRIKYNNQTVDPLKLLP; encoded by the coding sequence ATGAAAGTCAGGTTTGTCGTCTTATTTATTTTGCTATTACTGCTGACTCTGATTTCGCCGCTCAGCATCGCTGATGGTTTGGGCTCGCGCTATTTAAAAAAGGGAACGCGGGGTCCCGATGTTGAGCAGCTCCAGGAATATCTTTATCATCTAGGCTATCAGCTGGCGGTGGACGGCATCTTCGGAGCAGAAACAGATGCCGTGGTGCGGCAGTTTCAGCGGGACCGCGGCCTAGCGGTAGATGGCATCGTCGGACCCCAGACGCTGGCAGCACTGCAAGCGGACGCTCTAGCGAATCAGGTTTATATCGTGAAGAAAGGGGATACCCTGTCCCATATTGCCAAAGCTTACAGCGTTTCTTTAGATGAGCTGATCCAAGCGAACGACTTAGCCTCAACCGTCATTTACCCCGGCCAGACTTTGGTGATTCCAGCCGCAGCTGCCGCCATGGAAACGCAGGAATATGTGGTTCGCTCCGGAGAGAATTTATCAGTGATAGCTCAAAAATTCGGTCTTTCAGCCGCAGACTTGGCAGATTTCAATGAAATCAACGATCCCAACCGCATCCAAGCAGGGCAGCTTTTAACTATTCCTGCCGGAGCAGTGAAACCAGCTGCTGCGGTAACCAGCAATCGGCCGCCTCAATTCAACTGGCCTGTTTCCGGAAAGATATCATCACCATATGGCTGGCGCAATCATCCGATTACCAATGTGCGCCATTTTCACGGTGGCATTGATATCGCAGCTGCTCAGGGAACTGTGGTGCGGGCAGCCGCTGCCGGTCGGGTAATCAGGGCGGAATGGATGGGTGATTACGGATACGGGATAGTAATCGACCACGGCGGGGGATACACGACCTGGTACGGGCATAATTCCCAGCTCTTGGTGAAAAAGGGAGATGTGGTTGCCGCCAATCAAGCTATTGCTCGAGTCGGCTCCACCGGTGTTTCAACCGGACCCCATCTTGATTTCCGCATTAAGTACAATAACCAAACTGTGGACCCACTCAAACTGCTGCCATAG
- the trxB gene encoding thioredoxin-disulfide reductase codes for MYDLAILGGGPGGLTAGMYAGRANLKTIVIDKGLPGGQMQNTLEIENYPGFKNITGAQLSELLYEHMLEFGAEWKQAEIVDVNFEGSEKQIVLAGGETISAKAVIIATGTQPRRLNVPGETLLAGRGVSYCATCDGAFFRNKQVVVVGGGDSAVEEGIFLTRFAAQVTIIHRRDQLRAAPILQKRAFANDKINFIWDTVVEEIVGENRVTQVKLKNVKTGEASELDADGVFIYIGYLPNTGYLKNSGVLNDNGFIDTDEKMATKIPGVFAIGDVRETYLRQIVTAAGDGALAAMSAYHYLETL; via the coding sequence ATGTATGATTTAGCAATACTGGGAGGCGGACCGGGTGGTTTGACCGCGGGCATGTACGCCGGGAGGGCAAATCTGAAGACGATCGTGATTGACAAAGGTTTACCCGGCGGACAGATGCAGAACACTCTCGAGATTGAAAACTACCCGGGTTTTAAGAACATCACTGGGGCCCAGCTCTCGGAGCTTTTGTATGAGCACATGCTGGAATTTGGTGCTGAGTGGAAGCAAGCAGAAATTGTTGATGTTAATTTTGAGGGCAGTGAGAAGCAAATAGTCCTAGCGGGTGGAGAGACAATCTCGGCAAAAGCAGTTATTATTGCCACTGGAACTCAACCTCGCAGGCTCAATGTCCCCGGTGAGACACTGTTAGCTGGTCGAGGTGTCAGCTACTGCGCTACCTGCGATGGCGCGTTTTTCCGCAATAAGCAGGTTGTGGTAGTCGGCGGAGGCGATTCGGCTGTGGAAGAAGGTATTTTTTTAACTCGCTTTGCAGCCCAGGTAACCATCATTCACCGCCGCGACCAGCTGCGGGCAGCCCCCATTCTCCAAAAAAGAGCTTTTGCCAATGATAAAATTAATTTCATTTGGGATACCGTGGTTGAGGAGATTGTCGGTGAAAACCGCGTAACTCAAGTGAAGCTGAAGAATGTCAAAACCGGTGAGGCATCGGAATTAGACGCCGATGGAGTCTTTATTTATATCGGCTATCTGCCTAACACTGGCTATTTAAAGAACTCTGGAGTTCTCAATGACAATGGCTTTATTGACACCGATGAGAAAATGGCCACCAAAATACCTGGGGTCTTCGCAATTGGCGATGTTAGAGAAACATATCTGCGGCAGATTGTGACAGCCGCTGGTGATGGAGCGCTGGCTGCGATGAGCGCCTACCATTACCTAGAAACACTCTAG
- a CDS encoding RnfABCDGE type electron transport complex subunit B has product MALLSMGGLGVLLSIGLAVASKKFAVEVDPKVEELEIALPGINCGACGYAGCRSLAEAIADGKAPVNGCPVGGIDVAEKVAEIMGAEAGLAPQRKVAQVLCKGGHAEAVQRAEYSGPMDCRVMNLIQGGDKGCTYGCLGGGTCVKACPFDAMYMNENGLPVVIEDKCTGCGECVKACPRDIIVLAGEEMGVHIRCRSLALGKEVRKVCQVGCIACRRCEKECPVDAITVTDNLAEIDYEICINCRKCVAVCPVNTIEYQEGKPIIKRKKAS; this is encoded by the coding sequence ATGGCTTTGTTGAGTATGGGTGGATTAGGGGTGCTCTTATCCATCGGCCTTGCGGTTGCTTCCAAGAAGTTTGCGGTAGAAGTGGATCCGAAGGTTGAAGAGCTTGAGATCGCCCTGCCTGGAATTAACTGCGGCGCTTGCGGCTATGCTGGCTGCCGGAGCCTGGCGGAAGCAATTGCCGATGGCAAAGCTCCTGTTAACGGATGTCCGGTCGGCGGTATCGATGTTGCCGAAAAAGTTGCTGAGATTATGGGGGCTGAAGCAGGCCTTGCTCCGCAGCGGAAAGTAGCTCAGGTACTCTGCAAAGGCGGCCATGCAGAAGCAGTGCAGAGAGCTGAATACAGCGGTCCTATGGACTGCCGCGTTATGAATCTGATCCAAGGCGGCGATAAGGGCTGCACCTATGGGTGTCTCGGTGGAGGAACCTGTGTTAAAGCTTGTCCTTTTGATGCGATGTATATGAATGAAAACGGCCTTCCGGTTGTCATCGAAGATAAATGCACCGGCTGCGGCGAGTGCGTTAAAGCTTGTCCCCGGGATATCATTGTATTAGCCGGTGAAGAAATGGGTGTTCACATCCGCTGCCGTTCTCTAGCCTTAGGCAAGGAAGTTCGCAAAGTGTGTCAGGTTGGCTGCATTGCCTGCCGCCGCTGCGAAAAAGAATGTCCGGTGGATGCGATCACTGTTACCGACAATTTAGCTGAAATCGATTATGAAATCTGCATTAACTGCCGCAAATGCGTAGCGGTCTGTCCGGTGAACACGATCGAGTATCAGGAGGGCAAACCGATTATTAAGCGGAAGAAGGCCAGTTAA
- a CDS encoding tRNA (cytidine(34)-2'-O)-methyltransferase: MDIVLFEPEIPANTGNIARLCAVVNCRLHLIRPLGFFLDDRHLKRAGLDYWDKLDWQIHDNWEAFYQNHSHQRIFFVETGGKKLYTDVKFQPDDCLVFGSESKGIDSALFRDCPDYHISLPMINPRSLNLANTVAIVVYEAWRQLGFQDVLSE, from the coding sequence GTGGATATTGTTTTATTCGAACCAGAAATTCCGGCAAATACCGGTAACATCGCCCGGCTGTGCGCGGTTGTTAACTGCCGGCTGCACCTGATTAGGCCTTTGGGCTTTTTTCTTGATGATCGGCACTTAAAGCGGGCCGGACTCGATTATTGGGACAAGCTGGATTGGCAGATCCATGACAACTGGGAAGCTTTTTATCAGAATCATTCCCACCAGCGGATTTTTTTTGTGGAAACGGGCGGCAAAAAGCTGTACACAGATGTCAAGTTCCAGCCCGATGACTGCTTGGTTTTCGGAAGTGAATCTAAGGGGATAGACTCTGCGCTCTTTCGAGATTGTCCTGACTATCACATATCCCTGCCGATGATTAATCCCCGCTCGCTCAATCTCGCCAATACTGTCGCAATTGTTGTTTATGAAGCGTGGCGGCAGTTGGGTTTTCAAGACGTCTTAAGTGAATAA
- the rsxA gene encoding electron transport complex subunit RsxA, producing the protein MEYLLLFIGTVVVNNFVLVQFLGLCPFIGVSRQVSTSVGMGAATTFVMVMAALASWLIQHFILIPYGLEYLQTVSFILVIASMVQLVEMFLHKSSPGLYQAMGIFLPLITTNCAVLGLAINAVLRSYSLGESLVYGLGAGVGFTLALVLMAGIREELEFADIPKPLKGAAIAFITAGLLSLAFSGFAGMI; encoded by the coding sequence GTGGAATATTTACTGCTGTTTATCGGTACGGTAGTTGTTAATAACTTTGTTCTGGTGCAGTTTTTAGGACTCTGTCCGTTTATCGGTGTTTCCAGGCAGGTTTCAACCTCAGTTGGAATGGGAGCAGCAACTACATTTGTTATGGTCATGGCTGCTCTTGCCTCCTGGTTGATTCAGCATTTTATCTTGATTCCTTACGGATTAGAATATCTCCAGACTGTGTCCTTTATTTTGGTTATTGCATCGATGGTGCAGCTGGTAGAAATGTTCCTGCACAAATCCAGCCCGGGTCTCTATCAAGCGATGGGGATTTTCCTGCCGTTAATTACTACTAACTGCGCGGTTCTTGGTTTAGCAATTAACGCTGTGCTCCGCAGCTATAGCTTAGGAGAATCTTTAGTCTACGGTCTTGGTGCCGGGGTAGGCTTTACCCTTGCTCTGGTGCTCATGGCAGGAATTCGCGAGGAGTTGGAATTTGCCGACATTCCTAAACCGCTTAAGGGTGCTGCTATTGCGTTTATTACTGCTGGCCTGCTCTCCCTTGCCTTCAGCGGCTTTGCCGGAATGATTTAG
- a CDS encoding FAD:protein FMN transferase, protein MKNKKIVIAVLVLAVVGGMIGAFWLKNRQLQAQPITSAQQTRFLMDTSVEIRASGPDAEAAVSAAFAEMARVEQLFSRHIETSDIARINNADGIWVEVAPEVISLLEKAIHYSNLSGGTFDITIGALLDLWNFGGGNNRVPAPAEINQALALIDYTVLEIDSNTSQVRIPKGMVLDLGGIAKGYAVDRASAVLKQTGVISGMIYAGGDITTIGAKSDGSPWRVGVQHPRISTQLIGILEMADSSIVTSGDYERYFTADGVRYHHILNPHTGYPAQGLISVTIYGSNAADADALSTAIFVLGWERGQDLIENLPGYEAVMMDSSGNVWVSSGLKDKIQLL, encoded by the coding sequence ATGAAGAATAAAAAGATAGTTATTGCGGTGCTGGTGCTGGCAGTAGTCGGTGGAATGATCGGTGCATTTTGGCTTAAGAACCGCCAGCTGCAGGCACAGCCAATTACTTCAGCTCAACAAACTCGTTTTTTAATGGATACCTCGGTGGAGATTCGAGCTTCCGGTCCCGATGCGGAAGCGGCTGTTTCGGCAGCTTTTGCTGAAATGGCGCGCGTGGAGCAGCTTTTCTCGCGGCATATTGAAACCAGTGATATTGCCCGGATCAATAATGCTGATGGTATTTGGGTTGAGGTTGCACCTGAAGTAATCTCTCTTTTGGAGAAAGCCATCCACTACAGCAACCTCAGCGGCGGCACTTTTGATATTACCATTGGCGCCCTGCTGGATTTATGGAACTTCGGCGGCGGTAATAATAGAGTGCCGGCACCAGCTGAAATTAATCAGGCATTAGCCTTAATTGATTACACCGTCCTAGAGATTGATTCCAACACAAGCCAAGTGCGAATTCCCAAAGGAATGGTATTGGATCTGGGTGGTATCGCCAAAGGATATGCGGTTGATCGGGCTTCTGCTGTCCTGAAGCAGACAGGCGTTATCTCCGGCATGATTTACGCTGGAGGAGATATCACTACCATCGGAGCCAAGAGTGATGGCAGCCCATGGCGGGTGGGAGTGCAGCATCCCCGGATATCGACTCAGCTGATTGGCATTTTAGAGATGGCAGACAGCTCAATTGTAACATCCGGTGATTATGAGCGCTATTTTACAGCAGATGGTGTGCGCTATCATCATATTCTTAATCCCCACACCGGATATCCCGCACAGGGTCTGATCAGTGTCACTATCTACGGTTCGAATGCTGCCGATGCTGACGCTCTGTCGACTGCCATTTTTGTTTTAGGCTGGGAGCGGGGTCAGGATTTGATTGAGAATCTACCCGGTTACGAGGCTGTGATGATGGATTCATCAGGAAATGTTTGGGTATCTTCAGGTTTGAAGGACAAAATCCAGCTTCTATAG
- a CDS encoding electron transport complex subunit E has protein sequence MNKMVKDFLRGLWDEHPTFRLTIGLCPTLAVTTSAVNGLGMALATTFVLVCSSLLVSMLKRFIPGEVRIPAYIIIIATFSTTIEYLMEAFTPDLHASLGVFIPLIVVNCIILGRAEAYASKMPVLWSGFDALGMGLGFTWGLTLIGSIRELLGSGTVFGMNVLPDGFTPIALLTSPPGAFITVGSLLALMNFIGAKISERTKSRSAETAN, from the coding sequence ATGAATAAAATGGTTAAAGATTTTCTCCGCGGACTGTGGGATGAACATCCAACCTTTCGGTTAACCATCGGTCTGTGTCCCACCTTAGCCGTTACTACAAGTGCAGTGAATGGCTTAGGCATGGCCCTAGCAACCACATTCGTTTTGGTATGCTCCAGTCTGCTGGTAAGTATGCTCAAGCGGTTCATCCCCGGAGAGGTGCGGATTCCGGCATACATTATTATCATTGCTACATTTTCAACTACAATTGAGTATTTAATGGAGGCTTTTACTCCCGATCTCCACGCCTCTTTAGGCGTATTTATTCCCTTGATTGTAGTTAACTGCATTATTCTCGGCCGCGCTGAAGCTTACGCTTCCAAGATGCCGGTGCTTTGGTCCGGATTTGACGCGTTGGGAATGGGCTTGGGTTTTACCTGGGGCTTAACCTTAATCGGCTCCATTAGAGAGCTTTTGGGTTCCGGCACAGTTTTCGGCATGAATGTGCTTCCTGATGGCTTTACACCGATTGCCCTGTTAACATCACCGCCGGGAGCGTTTATTACTGTTGGCAGTCTGCTGGCTCTGATGAACTTTATCGGTGCAAAGATTTCAGAGCGAACCAAATCCCGCAGCGCAGAGACTGCTAATTAG
- the rsxC gene encoding electron transport complex subunit RsxC, which translates to MVKIFNFRGGVHPDYNKDITSDKPIKVLPAPQQVVIPLTQHTGAPAEPTVKKGDEVLLGQEIGRASHAVSASVHASVSGTVVAVEPRPTINGRSVLSVVIDNNGRDARAPMSGHDDPIQLSAEEIRKRVESAGIVGLGGAAFPTSVKLNTPADCKIDYLLINGSECEPYLTADQRVMEEYTEDVILGAKLIAKASGAEKIIIAIEANKPEAIRKMQALAGSNQIEVVALAVKYPAGGEKQLIKAVLGREVPEHGLPSMCGVLVQNVETAWATAKACKTGQPLIERVVTVSGDGIKEPNNFLVRIGTPFREIIEAAGGFTGEPGKVIAGGPMMGLAQFDLDVPMVKGVSGILVFSQKMVKQYEPIPCIKCARCVDVCPVYLMPVRIELFAMNGMWDEAEDYGAMDCIECGCCTYICPSKRELLDWIRVAKTEIVEAKRRQTS; encoded by the coding sequence ATGGTGAAAATTTTCAATTTTAGAGGTGGGGTACACCCTGATTACAATAAAGATATCACCAGCGATAAACCGATCAAGGTTTTGCCGGCCCCACAGCAGGTAGTGATTCCTCTCACGCAGCACACCGGCGCACCCGCCGAGCCAACTGTGAAAAAAGGCGATGAAGTGCTGCTGGGCCAGGAAATTGGCAGAGCCAGCCATGCTGTATCTGCATCTGTGCACGCATCAGTTTCCGGAACAGTAGTAGCGGTAGAACCAAGGCCAACAATCAATGGGCGCTCTGTTCTCTCGGTAGTGATTGATAACAACGGCCGCGATGCCAGAGCTCCCATGAGCGGGCACGATGATCCGATTCAGCTTTCAGCTGAAGAAATCCGAAAAAGAGTAGAAAGTGCCGGTATCGTCGGTTTGGGCGGTGCAGCTTTTCCAACCAGTGTTAAGTTGAACACGCCGGCTGACTGCAAAATTGATTATCTCCTGATCAACGGCAGTGAGTGCGAGCCTTACCTAACCGCTGACCAGCGGGTAATGGAAGAATATACCGAAGATGTGATTTTAGGCGCAAAACTGATAGCGAAAGCCAGCGGCGCTGAGAAAATTATCATCGCGATTGAAGCTAATAAACCGGAAGCGATCCGAAAAATGCAGGCGCTTGCCGGGTCAAATCAGATCGAGGTAGTCGCCCTTGCGGTGAAATATCCTGCAGGTGGGGAGAAACAGCTGATTAAAGCAGTGCTCGGTAGAGAAGTGCCGGAGCACGGTCTGCCTTCAATGTGCGGGGTTTTAGTGCAGAATGTAGAAACCGCCTGGGCAACAGCTAAAGCCTGCAAAACCGGACAGCCCCTCATTGAGCGGGTGGTAACAGTTTCGGGGGATGGAATCAAAGAACCGAACAACTTCTTGGTGAGAATCGGAACCCCGTTTAGAGAGATTATCGAGGCTGCCGGAGGTTTTACAGGCGAACCGGGTAAAGTAATCGCCGGTGGACCCATGATGGGGTTAGCCCAATTTGACCTGGATGTGCCGATGGTAAAAGGCGTTTCCGGTATTCTTGTGTTTTCCCAAAAAATGGTCAAGCAGTATGAGCCGATACCATGCATCAAGTGTGCTCGCTGCGTAGATGTTTGTCCTGTTTACCTCATGCCGGTTCGGATTGAGCTGTTTGCAATGAACGGTATGTGGGATGAGGCTGAGGATTATGGTGCGATGGACTGCATCGAGTGCGGATGCTGCACCTATATCTGTCCTTCGAAGCGGGAGCTTTTGGATTGGATTAGGGTAGCAAAAACGGAAATCGTTGAAGCAAAGCGGCGCCAAACTAGCTAA
- a CDS encoding RnfABCDGE type electron transport complex subunit G, giving the protein MKASMRQVIVLTIIAVASALVLSMVYNFTYDPIQRNRAAALEGSILAVLPGAVDFNVIEAELTERIDDDRSTVRSTPSSDSGPLMLYQGLDESGKAVGFAFVGEGAGYGGIVKIMVGVDHNTELISGLEVLEHAETPNLGSKIEDASFRNQFIGKGLNDPLTVGQDIDKVSGATVSSNAVTAAIKGQYALALEAYKEAVKNE; this is encoded by the coding sequence ATGAAGGCATCAATGAGGCAGGTAATCGTACTGACAATTATTGCAGTGGCATCTGCGCTGGTGCTGTCGATGGTTTATAACTTTACCTATGATCCGATTCAGCGCAATAGGGCCGCTGCCCTTGAGGGCAGTATTCTGGCAGTGCTGCCGGGGGCAGTTGATTTTAATGTGATTGAAGCAGAGCTCACGGAAAGGATCGATGATGACCGTTCAACTGTAAGAAGCACGCCAAGCAGTGACAGCGGACCGCTCATGCTCTACCAGGGATTGGATGAGAGCGGTAAGGCTGTGGGCTTTGCTTTTGTGGGTGAAGGAGCCGGATACGGCGGCATCGTAAAGATTATGGTTGGGGTTGATCACAACACCGAGCTGATTTCCGGGCTTGAGGTTTTAGAGCACGCTGAAACACCTAATCTTGGCAGTAAAATCGAAGATGCCAGTTTCCGCAATCAGTTTATCGGCAAAGGGCTTAATGATCCGCTAACCGTTGGACAAGATATAGATAAGGTTTCCGGTGCGACCGTATCTTCCAATGCTGTCACTGCAGCAATTAAGGGGCAATACGCTCTTGCTCTTGAAGCCTATAAGGAGGCGGTTAAGAATGAATAA